Proteins from one Ipomoea triloba cultivar NCNSP0323 chromosome 1, ASM357664v1 genomic window:
- the LOC115998840 gene encoding heavy metal-associated isoprenylated plant protein 32-like — translation MSQVELLKIQTCTLKVNIHCKGCEQKVKKILQKIDGVYIVKFEEEMGKVTVSGDLEPETLIRKLNKNGKHAELIGDTKENNGERVEDSKGAKRNKGGGQKGNNTNLPPPPPLQPKCINLPPPAAMLNPQQMKALQDLMTKIPPRYNVPVNGDGAQVPIPKSVKLDLPESDDVVEGYEEEEEGGMDDVVPVNKTNQPPMVGNGGGAGISMINDRARAAHVTPPNRMALKAAPGGNVGPTGGMPIPPQVGPIPNFQIPTPQHIPATAVHAGYYPETPARNPLQPQQPAVAANSYPIPTSLHPLSIHPTPTLLHRTIITVKMRTLPDAVSCEDGGGGGGGRWRRRRLQAIHVKEKKKKLKTVE, via the exons atgagtcAAGTAGAGTTATTGAAGATCCAG ACTTGTACCCTAAAAGTGAACATTCACTGTAAAGGCTGTGAGCAAAAAGTGAAGAAAATCTTGCAAAAGATTGATG GCGTGTACATCGTAAAATTCGAAGAGGAGATGGGCAAGGTCACCGTCTCCGGTGATTTGGAGCCGGAGACGTTGATCAGAAAGCTGAACAAGAACGGCAAGCATGCTGAGCTAATCGGTGACACAAAGGAAAATAATGGCGAGCGGGTTGAGGACAGCAAAGGTGCGAAAAGGAACAAGGGCGGAGGTCAAAAGGGTAATAATACCAAtcttccgccgccgccgccgctgcaGCCCAAATGTATAAACCTTCCTCCACCGGCGGCTATGCTTAATCCTCAGCAGATGAAGGCTCTACAAGATCTTATGACTAAGATTCCGCCTCGATACAACGTCCCCGTCAACGGTGACGGTGCGCAGGTTCCGATCCCGAAATCTGTCAAGCTCGACTTGCCGGAGAGTGATGACGTCGTTGAAGGctatgaggaggaggaggaaggcGGGATGGACGATGTGGTGCCAGTAAACAAGACGAATCAGCCGCCTATGGTGGGTAATGGTGGCGGCGCCGGAATTTCTATGATAAATGACCGTGCACGTGCGGCTCATGTGACGCCGCCGAACAGGATGGCCTTGAAAGCTGCTCCAGGGGGTAATGTGGGGCCAACGGGGGGTATGCCCATTCCCCCTCAAGTGGGCCCCATCCCCAATTTCCAAATCCCTACTCCCCAACACATCCCAGCTACCGCCGTGCATGCTGGGTATTATCCTGAGACTCCGGCCAGGAACCCCCTCCAACCCCAACAACCCGCCGTGGCGGCCAATTCCTATCCTATCCCTACATCCCTCCATCCCCTCTCTATTCATCCTACCCCTACCCTCCTCCACAGGACAATTATTACAGTGAAGATGAGAACACTACCGGATGCAGTGTCATGTGAAGATGGCGGCGGAGGAGGTGGCGGTCGGTGGCGGCGGAGGCGGTTACAAGCTATACatgtaaaagaaaagaaaaagaaattgaaaacagTTGAATGA